A window of Longimicrobium sp. contains these coding sequences:
- a CDS encoding response regulator transcription factor, whose translation MIVPMHEATILVIDDEPQIRRVVRNALEGDAVRVLEAATGRDGIDRAAAERPDLIVLDLGLPDLAGASVCTEVRRWSTAPIVVLSARHSEHEKVALLDAGADDYVTKPFSTAELQARVRAQLRRARTGPRAGDAGPVEVEGLRIDLARRILSRGGEEIHLTPTEWDLLRAFVSNAGRTLTHDQIFRAVWGRAGGGDPQAYLRVHVANLRRKVERDSVRPALIVTEPGLGYRFRALD comes from the coding sequence ATGATCGTGCCCATGCACGAGGCCACCATCCTGGTGATCGACGACGAGCCGCAGATCCGGCGCGTGGTGCGCAACGCGCTGGAGGGCGACGCCGTGCGCGTGCTCGAGGCGGCCACGGGGCGCGACGGGATCGACCGCGCGGCGGCGGAGCGGCCGGACCTCATCGTGCTGGACCTGGGCCTCCCCGACCTGGCCGGGGCCAGCGTCTGCACCGAGGTGCGCCGGTGGTCCACGGCGCCCATCGTGGTGCTGTCGGCCCGACACTCCGAGCACGAGAAGGTGGCGCTGCTCGACGCGGGCGCGGACGACTACGTGACCAAGCCCTTCAGCACGGCCGAGCTGCAGGCCCGCGTGCGCGCCCAGCTGCGCCGCGCTCGCACCGGCCCGCGCGCGGGCGACGCCGGCCCGGTCGAGGTCGAGGGGCTCCGCATCGACCTCGCGCGGCGCATCCTGTCGCGCGGCGGTGAAGAGATCCACCTGACCCCGACCGAGTGGGACCTGCTCCGCGCCTTCGTGTCGAACGCCGGCCGCACCCTCACGCACGACCAGATCTTCCGCGCGGTGTGGGGCCGCGCCGGCGGCGGCGACCCGCAGGCGTACCTGCGCGTGCACGTGGCCAACCTGCGCCGCAAGGTCGAGCGCGACTCCGTGCGGCCGGCGCTGATCGTCACCGAGCCGGGGCTCGGCTACCGGTTCCGCGCGCTGGACTGA
- a CDS encoding toll/interleukin-1 receptor domain-containing protein, with protein sequence MSTPVFISYNFVSDREYAHNIGVFFQPRGPCQGTPRFVKDVSAGGDRAIDDEIRRAMDGCVAAVFVCGQNSHNSPWINREAQLAISLGLGIVALRAPGALGGIPAELEAVNPPLVPWDSDAFCAALNRVIAQAVAARTG encoded by the coding sequence ATGAGCACGCCGGTCTTCATCTCCTACAACTTCGTGAGTGATCGGGAATACGCCCACAACATCGGTGTGTTCTTCCAGCCGCGTGGTCCATGCCAGGGCACGCCGCGCTTCGTAAAAGATGTGTCCGCCGGCGGCGACCGCGCGATCGACGATGAGATCCGCCGGGCGATGGACGGCTGCGTCGCCGCCGTGTTCGTCTGCGGGCAAAACTCCCACAACAGTCCCTGGATCAACCGCGAGGCACAGCTGGCGATCAGCCTCGGCCTGGGGATCGTGGCTCTCCGGGCGCCGGGCGCCCTGGGCGGCATCCCGGCCGAACTGGAGGCCGTGAACCCACCGCTGGTTCCGTGGGACTCGGATGCCTTCTGCGCCGCGCTGAACCGCGTCATCGCGCAGGCCGTCGCCGCACGGACTGGCTGA
- a CDS encoding TIR domain-containing protein, which produces MPKKKVFVSYDHSEDARYKRLLQAWDANPEFAFEFDSRGPDVPIDSVRAATVKQVLTRMMKDATHLLVLVGEKTACSKWVTWEIERAKQPDVKLKLAAVKLAKANATPPGLLGTGTAWATSFERDRLVDALRIASNNY; this is translated from the coding sequence ATGCCGAAGAAAAAAGTCTTCGTGAGCTACGATCACAGCGAGGATGCCCGGTACAAGCGGCTCCTCCAGGCATGGGACGCGAACCCGGAGTTCGCCTTCGAGTTCGACAGCCGCGGGCCGGACGTCCCGATCGACAGCGTCCGCGCGGCGACCGTAAAGCAGGTGCTGACGCGCATGATGAAGGACGCCACTCACCTCCTGGTGCTCGTCGGCGAGAAGACTGCTTGCAGCAAGTGGGTGACGTGGGAGATCGAGCGCGCGAAGCAGCCGGATGTGAAGCTGAAGCTCGCGGCGGTGAAGCTCGCGAAGGCGAACGCGACTCCGCCCGGCCTCCTCGGAACGGGCACCGCCTGGGCCACGAGCTTCGAGCGCGACCGCCTCGTGGACGCGCTGAGGATTGCATCGAACAACTACTGA
- a CDS encoding tetratricopeptide repeat-containing protein: MPADSAHAETGGTCFVIMGFGKKTDFETGRTLDLDKSYRNIIKPAAEAAGLTCIRADEIVHSGVIDVPMYEQLLNADVVVADLSTSNRNALYELGIRHALRPYTTVVVAEDGNKTFPFDLSHLVFRQYRHLGEDIGYEEVMRFREELTIAIRKIMAENPRAPDSPVYTFLRGLQPPAVATAGGVAPETDVRADATHSSLMQQVDEAQAQGDFETAKTLLSTVRRMRREALRAALAPEGAAVAGAEPPEDAYILQRLALVTYKSKSKKPDEKTALLEAQGLLRLLDPETSNDPETLGLWQAVHKRLWTLTGERRHLDEAIRAVERGFYLRNDYYNGINLAFLLNQRAVAQPDPAEAIADFVQARRVRREVLAICDRWIETNPGPTGKDATPKAVKQYEAGRYWVLATRAEAVLGLDGEEQAQPLLEEAFARAPEDWMRKSTEEQVGALRKVLADSPLRYLRSGPAGT; this comes from the coding sequence ATGCCAGCTGACAGCGCGCACGCTGAGACGGGCGGAACCTGCTTCGTCATCATGGGCTTCGGCAAGAAGACCGACTTCGAGACGGGGCGCACCCTGGACCTGGACAAGTCTTACCGGAACATCATCAAGCCGGCCGCCGAGGCGGCCGGGCTGACCTGCATCCGCGCCGACGAGATCGTGCACTCGGGTGTAATCGACGTTCCCATGTACGAGCAACTGCTCAACGCCGACGTGGTCGTGGCGGACCTGTCGACCTCGAACCGGAACGCGCTGTACGAGCTGGGGATCCGCCACGCGCTGCGGCCGTACACCACCGTCGTGGTGGCCGAGGACGGAAACAAGACCTTTCCCTTCGACCTCAGCCACCTCGTGTTCCGCCAGTACCGGCACCTGGGCGAGGACATCGGCTACGAGGAGGTGATGCGCTTCCGCGAGGAACTGACGATCGCGATCCGGAAGATCATGGCGGAGAACCCGCGCGCCCCGGACAGCCCGGTGTACACCTTCCTGCGGGGGCTGCAGCCTCCGGCGGTCGCCACGGCCGGGGGTGTCGCACCCGAGACCGACGTCCGGGCCGATGCGACGCATAGCAGCCTGATGCAGCAGGTGGACGAAGCCCAGGCACAGGGAGACTTCGAGACGGCGAAGACCCTGCTATCCACCGTCAGGCGGATGCGCCGCGAGGCTCTGCGGGCCGCGCTCGCGCCCGAAGGCGCGGCGGTTGCCGGGGCCGAGCCGCCCGAAGATGCCTATATCCTCCAACGTCTGGCGCTCGTCACCTACAAGAGCAAGAGCAAGAAGCCGGACGAAAAGACGGCGCTCCTCGAAGCGCAGGGCCTGCTGAGGCTGCTGGACCCGGAGACGTCGAACGACCCGGAGACGCTGGGGCTGTGGCAGGCGGTGCATAAGCGCCTGTGGACGCTCACCGGCGAGCGCCGGCACCTCGATGAGGCGATCCGAGCGGTAGAGCGCGGGTTCTACCTGCGCAACGACTACTACAACGGCATCAACCTGGCCTTCCTGCTGAACCAGCGCGCCGTCGCGCAACCGGACCCGGCGGAGGCGATCGCCGACTTCGTGCAGGCGCGAAGGGTCCGCCGCGAGGTGCTCGCGATCTGCGACAGGTGGATCGAGACGAACCCGGGACCGACAGGGAAGGACGCAACGCCCAAGGCGGTGAAGCAATACGAGGCGGGCCGGTACTGGGTCCTCGCGACGCGCGCGGAGGCAGTCCTCGGCCTGGACGGCGAGGAACAGGCGCAGCCGTTGCTGGAGGAGGCCTTCGCGAGGGCGCCCGAAGACTGGATGCGGAAGTCGACGGAGGAACAGGTCGGTGCGCTCCGGAAGGTGCTCGCCGACTCGCCGCTACGCTACTTGCGCTCCGGGCCGGCAGGGACCTGA
- a CDS encoding ABC transporter ATP-binding protein has product MSNGNGNGKGDALIRLEGVSKVFLTEDVETHALSGVHLEIAKGDYVAIAGPSGCGKTTLLSILGLLDSPSGGTYLLNGQPVSGLSAAERALIRNREIGFVFQAFNLIGDLTVKENVELPLTYRGMSAAERTKRVKEALEKVGMSHRMGHYPSQLSGGQQQRVAVARAIAGSPSVLLADEPTGNLDSANSEQVMALLRELHAEGAPICMVTHDPRYAEHARRSVHLFDGQVVADESSGVAAELERHGFEVHA; this is encoded by the coding sequence ATGAGCAACGGCAACGGAAACGGTAAAGGCGACGCGCTCATCCGGCTCGAGGGCGTCAGCAAGGTGTTCCTCACCGAAGACGTGGAGACGCACGCGCTGTCGGGCGTGCACCTGGAGATCGCGAAGGGCGACTACGTGGCCATCGCGGGCCCGTCGGGCTGCGGCAAGACCACGCTGCTGTCCATCCTGGGGCTGCTGGACTCGCCCAGCGGCGGCACCTACCTGCTGAACGGCCAGCCGGTTTCGGGACTGAGCGCGGCCGAGCGCGCGCTCATCCGCAACCGCGAGATCGGCTTCGTCTTCCAGGCGTTCAACCTGATCGGCGACCTGACCGTGAAGGAGAACGTGGAGCTGCCGCTGACCTACCGTGGCATGTCGGCGGCCGAGCGGACGAAGCGGGTGAAGGAGGCGCTGGAGAAGGTGGGGATGAGCCACCGCATGGGGCACTATCCCAGCCAGCTCTCCGGCGGGCAGCAGCAGCGCGTTGCGGTGGCCCGCGCCATCGCTGGCTCGCCCTCGGTGCTGCTGGCCGACGAGCCCACGGGGAACCTGGACTCGGCCAACAGTGAGCAGGTGATGGCGCTGCTGCGCGAGCTGCACGCCGAGGGCGCCCCCATCTGCATGGTCACCCACGATCCGCGCTACGCCGAGCACGCCCGGCGCAGCGTGCACCTCTTCGACGGCCAGGTGGTGGCCGACGAGAGCAGCGGCGTGGCCGCCGAGCTGGAGCGCCACGGCTTCGAGGTCCACGCGTAG
- a CDS encoding ABC transporter permease: protein MNDWSNEVRKRLAGLRLDPAEEARIGEELARRAEGRYQELLARGVPEEQAVRDTIAGLEREEMLGRVMGGAARTSAPEPAAPGRARGGGFLESRWSDIRYALRLLRRNPLYTAVIVLSLALGIGANTAVFSVVDAVLLQPPPFKDPDGLVMIWETDRNSDTRHEPASWPDIQDFRQRSRTVTAIGALTGMEATLATPGRDPERLSAVGVTPNLPSVLGVQPIAGRLFNAGEGAAGGAPVAILSERFWRSRFNGDRGIVGRTVVLNEKPTTVVGVLPAEASLGVEQIHAKADYSATYAGGEVQVWLALEPSADAFPRETHPFLTVGRLAPGTTAAAAQRELAGISADLEKSYPENKARGVNVASYTDVVFGDSRTPLMILLGAAALVLLVVCANVANLLLARMTARRRELAVRTALGAQGARISLQLLTESLVVTFFGAVAGVLLALAALKVLVAMAPASIPRLQSVSINGTVLAFTAAIAAVAAIAFGMVPVIHARRADIRTMLQDGGTRTSEGRGARRFRAGLVVSEVALAVALVIGAGLLLRSFRELRRVDPGFRTTGVLKAEYQLPETRYPVDFSTWPDLPKINNFHAELLRQVAAIPGVESAALAGVDPLDAGITNSFAIEGRAEESGAHPEIRTRFITPTYQRTLGVPIISGRAFRDGDDVKSARVAVINRAAAERYFKGADPIGQQISFWRVSWQIVGVMGDERFRGLDRESEPAVYVPLAQAPMAHATLLVRTRGEPESVVPAVRGVLRALDPQIALYGVEPLHETLLRKTAQSRFVTVLLMVFGGLAILLALVGLNGVLGYAVVQRAPELGIRMALGATSGDVLRMVVGEGVRLAALGVAIGAAAALFGSRLLSSLLYGVSGTDALTYVAVALGALGAAAVASWLPARRATSIEPNQVLRME from the coding sequence GCGCGGATCGGCGAGGAGCTGGCGCGGCGGGCGGAAGGCCGGTACCAGGAGCTGCTCGCCCGCGGCGTCCCCGAGGAGCAGGCGGTCCGCGACACGATCGCCGGGCTGGAAAGGGAGGAGATGCTGGGGCGGGTGATGGGCGGCGCCGCCCGCACCTCCGCGCCGGAGCCGGCCGCGCCGGGCAGGGCGCGCGGCGGCGGGTTCCTGGAGTCGCGGTGGAGCGACATCCGCTACGCGCTGCGGCTGCTGCGCCGCAACCCGCTCTACACGGCGGTGATCGTCCTCTCGCTCGCGCTGGGGATCGGCGCCAACACGGCGGTGTTCAGCGTGGTCGACGCGGTGCTGCTGCAGCCGCCGCCGTTCAAGGACCCGGATGGCCTGGTGATGATCTGGGAGACGGACCGGAACAGCGACACCCGGCACGAGCCCGCCTCCTGGCCCGACATCCAGGACTTCCGCCAGCGGAGCCGCACGGTGACGGCGATCGGCGCGCTCACGGGGATGGAGGCGACGCTGGCCACGCCCGGACGCGATCCCGAGCGCCTGTCGGCGGTGGGCGTGACGCCCAACCTCCCTTCGGTGCTGGGCGTGCAGCCCATCGCGGGTCGACTCTTCAACGCGGGCGAGGGGGCGGCCGGCGGCGCGCCGGTGGCCATCCTCAGCGAGCGGTTCTGGCGCAGCCGCTTCAACGGCGACCGGGGGATCGTCGGCCGCACGGTGGTGCTCAACGAGAAACCCACCACCGTCGTGGGCGTGCTCCCGGCGGAAGCCAGCCTGGGGGTCGAGCAGATCCACGCCAAGGCCGACTACTCCGCCACCTACGCGGGGGGCGAGGTGCAGGTGTGGCTGGCGCTCGAGCCCTCGGCCGACGCCTTCCCCCGCGAGACGCATCCCTTCCTCACCGTCGGCCGCCTCGCGCCGGGAACCACCGCCGCCGCCGCGCAGCGCGAGCTCGCGGGGATCTCGGCGGATCTCGAGAAGAGCTATCCGGAGAACAAGGCGCGCGGCGTGAACGTGGCCTCGTACACCGACGTGGTGTTCGGCGACAGCCGCACGCCGCTGATGATCCTGCTCGGCGCGGCCGCGCTGGTCCTGCTGGTGGTGTGCGCCAACGTGGCCAATCTCCTGCTGGCGCGCATGACCGCGCGCCGCCGCGAGCTGGCGGTGCGCACCGCGCTCGGCGCCCAGGGCGCGCGCATCTCCCTGCAGCTGCTCACCGAGAGCCTGGTGGTCACCTTCTTCGGCGCGGTCGCGGGCGTGCTGCTGGCGCTGGCGGCGCTCAAGGTGCTGGTGGCGATGGCGCCCGCCTCGATCCCGCGTCTCCAGTCGGTGTCCATCAACGGGACGGTGCTCGCGTTCACCGCGGCCATCGCCGCCGTGGCGGCAATCGCGTTCGGGATGGTGCCCGTGATCCACGCCCGCCGTGCCGACATTCGCACCATGCTCCAGGACGGCGGCACGCGCACCTCGGAAGGGCGCGGCGCGCGGCGCTTCCGGGCGGGGCTGGTGGTCTCCGAGGTGGCGCTGGCGGTGGCGCTGGTGATCGGCGCGGGGCTGCTCCTGCGCAGCTTCCGCGAGCTGCGGCGGGTCGATCCGGGGTTCCGCACCACCGGCGTGCTGAAGGCCGAGTACCAGCTGCCGGAGACGCGCTACCCGGTCGACTTCTCCACGTGGCCCGACCTCCCCAAGATCAACAACTTCCACGCGGAGCTGCTGCGGCAGGTGGCGGCCATCCCCGGCGTCGAGTCGGCCGCGCTGGCGGGCGTCGATCCGCTCGACGCGGGGATCACCAACTCCTTCGCGATCGAGGGGCGTGCCGAGGAGTCGGGCGCGCACCCCGAGATCCGTACCCGCTTCATCACCCCCACCTACCAGCGGACGCTGGGGGTGCCGATCATCTCCGGCCGCGCCTTCCGCGACGGCGACGACGTGAAGTCGGCCCGCGTGGCCGTCATCAACCGCGCGGCGGCCGAGCGCTACTTCAAGGGAGCGGACCCGATCGGGCAGCAGATCAGCTTCTGGCGGGTCAGCTGGCAGATCGTGGGGGTGATGGGCGACGAGCGCTTCCGCGGCCTCGACCGCGAGAGTGAGCCCGCCGTGTACGTGCCGCTGGCGCAGGCCCCGATGGCGCACGCCACCCTCCTGGTGCGCACCCGCGGCGAGCCCGAGTCCGTCGTGCCGGCGGTCCGCGGCGTGCTGCGCGCGCTCGACCCGCAGATCGCGCTGTACGGCGTGGAGCCGCTGCACGAGACGCTGCTGCGGAAGACCGCGCAGTCCCGCTTCGTCACCGTGCTGCTGATGGTGTTCGGCGGGCTGGCGATCCTGCTGGCGCTGGTGGGGCTCAACGGGGTGCTGGGGTACGCCGTGGTCCAGCGCGCGCCCGAGCTGGGGATCCGCATGGCGCTGGGCGCCACCAGCGGCGACGTGCTGCGGATGGTGGTGGGAGAGGGGGTCCGCCTGGCCGCGCTGGGCGTGGCGATCGGAGCGGCGGCGGCGCTGTTCGGCTCGCGCCTGCTGTCGAGCCTCCTCTACGGGGTCTCGGGGACGGACGCGCTCACCTACGTGGCCGTGGCGCTCGGCGCGCTGGGGGCGGCGGCGGTGGCCAGCTGGCTCCCCGCCCGCCGGGCGACGTCGATCGAGCCGAACCAGGTGCTGCGGATGGAATAG